A genome region from Fodinibius salicampi includes the following:
- a CDS encoding formylglycine-generating enzyme family protein: MFEARYVTLFFFLMFLSGNAFCQDFTPYEEQIPNSEQSIQMVPIEGGTFLMGSPKGEEGRDPDEGPQKKVKVDSFWMGKYEITWQQYDLFVKEKIQNVRNKVSSAEGEVEIEADAVSLPTPPYIDMSFGMGREGFPAINMTNYAAIMYAKWLTAQTGNFYRLPTEAEWEYACRAGNNTAYSFGDNPEAIGTYAWHKGNSERKYHQIGSKEPNGWGLYDMQGNVAEWTMDQYKEDYFELLEGSPADNPWFKPETLYPRSVRGGSWKDDPEELRCAEREGSEARWKQRDPQLPRSLWWLTDAPHVGFRLIRPENPPSEEEMEKYWIEAMEDI; encoded by the coding sequence ATGTTTGAAGCGCGATACGTAACGTTGTTTTTCTTTTTGATGTTTCTTTCTGGCAATGCATTTTGTCAGGATTTCACCCCTTATGAAGAGCAAATACCCAATTCTGAACAGTCCATTCAAATGGTCCCGATTGAGGGCGGAACCTTTTTAATGGGAAGTCCGAAGGGTGAAGAAGGACGTGATCCCGATGAAGGTCCACAAAAAAAGGTAAAAGTGGATTCCTTCTGGATGGGAAAATATGAAATAACGTGGCAGCAATATGATCTGTTTGTTAAAGAAAAAATTCAGAATGTACGCAATAAGGTTTCCAGTGCAGAGGGAGAAGTTGAAATTGAAGCCGATGCAGTGTCTTTACCTACGCCCCCTTATATCGATATGAGTTTTGGTATGGGCCGGGAGGGCTTTCCGGCTATTAATATGACAAATTATGCCGCCATAATGTATGCCAAATGGTTAACGGCACAGACTGGTAATTTTTATCGTCTACCAACCGAAGCTGAATGGGAATACGCCTGTCGTGCCGGTAATAATACGGCTTATTCTTTCGGAGATAATCCTGAAGCTATTGGAACCTATGCCTGGCATAAAGGAAATAGTGAAAGAAAATATCATCAAATTGGCTCCAAGGAACCCAATGGCTGGGGACTTTATGATATGCAAGGAAATGTGGCCGAGTGGACGATGGATCAGTACAAAGAAGATTATTTTGAATTACTGGAAGGAAGTCCGGCAGATAATCCTTGGTTTAAACCCGAAACACTTTATCCCAGGTCGGTCAGGGGAGGGAGCTGGAAGGACGATCCCGAAGAATTGCGATGCGCGGAACGGGAAGGGTCAGAAGCCAGATGGAAACAACGTGATCCTCAGCTTCCCCGTAGCCTCTGGTGGCTCACTGATGCACCTCATGTGGGATTCCGCTTGATTCGACCTGAAAATCCACCTTCTGAAGAGGAAATGGAGAAATATTGGATCGAGGCAATGGAAGATATTTAA
- a CDS encoding SusC/RagA family TonB-linked outer membrane protein produces MKTLKYIIAVLFICSAVVPSLQAQEVQGISQVLLTENNTTDDRKALQAGTSLDDALNIIENRYNVSFLYEDHVTNSKMISSDIELSDNVISVIRQTLKEHALELQQIDDRAFGITSVEVVEDNNEQPEATVTGTVTDNNGDPLPGVNISIQGTTQGTTTGPQGSYELDVPSLEETLVFSFIGFQRQEIPLNGRETLDVQMVQETYSGDELVVVGYGTQKRETLTGSVSAVGGDELQKTPVTNTSNSIGGKLPGVVTITNSGEPGYDGSTIRIRGQHTLGDNSPLIVIDGVPSDAGSLDRLNPRDIEDLTVLKDASAAIYGSQAANGVILVQTKRGSEGAPELTIDFNQGFNQPTRIPNMADAPTYLTMLNEIDRYRGNERRYSQEEIQRHENIEEQDPWLYHDTDWFAEALKPVSLQTQADVSMAGGSENMQYRLSLGALTEDGYYQNSATQYNQYQFRSNIDGQVNENINLQFDVSGRFEDRNFPTQPAGATFRMLMRGKPQLPAYWPNGLPGPDIENGQNPVVTGTDATGYDQDDRYYVNTNLVADIEIPGVEGLGVRGTFSFDKELRERKQWLTPWTLYGFDEAGYRANGGDPAQYLTGASRPSGQEPQLSQWSEDNYNVLVNAVVEYQRDFENHSISVLGGAERRQAKNAYMYAFRRNYISPAIDQLFAGGEEQRANDGSASKEIWQSLFSRVNYDYQSKYLIELVGRYDGSYIFPEGDRYGFFPAVSVGWRLTEEEFFRNNVGFFDNLKIRASWGQTGNDRVAPYQYLASYGFGGGYIFGGGTEVPSLYQTRTPNPNITWEVANQFDVGLEASILDNRLSFEVDYFDYLREDILTQRNASVPQTSGLSLPEENIGRVSSYGVDGSINWSDQVNEDFIYDISLNAGWATNEIEFWDEAPGAPEYQQSTGSKMNTGLFYVADGIFQNQEEVDSRPSWPGARPGDVIFKDIDGNGEINADDRVRSDRNSIPEWTGGITFSASYKQFDFTAFFQGAAGASQYIQTESGDFGNYFNQFAEKRWRPSEDDHMVQHPDQDHAEGPRAFQRTEEYWISNGNTYFFRNTDYIRLKTLEVGYNMPTELTSKIGMQNMRIYLNGFNLLTWDSFGLMDPETQNGAGSYYPQKRVFNAGISLTF; encoded by the coding sequence ATGAAAACTCTTAAATACATTATAGCAGTGCTCTTTATTTGCAGTGCTGTTGTACCATCCTTACAGGCTCAGGAAGTCCAGGGAATAAGTCAGGTACTCCTTACGGAGAATAATACTACTGACGACCGAAAGGCCTTACAAGCCGGTACTTCCTTAGACGACGCATTGAATATTATAGAAAATAGATACAACGTATCTTTTCTCTATGAAGATCATGTAACAAATTCAAAGATGATATCTTCAGATATTGAGTTATCTGATAACGTTATCAGCGTTATACGGCAAACGTTAAAAGAACATGCTCTTGAACTACAGCAAATTGATGATCGTGCTTTTGGCATTACATCGGTAGAGGTAGTTGAAGATAATAACGAGCAGCCGGAAGCAACGGTAACAGGAACAGTAACCGACAATAATGGAGACCCCTTACCCGGTGTTAACATTAGTATTCAGGGGACGACCCAGGGTACGACTACCGGACCTCAGGGGAGTTATGAACTCGATGTTCCTTCCCTGGAAGAAACACTCGTATTTTCTTTTATCGGTTTCCAGCGCCAGGAAATTCCACTTAACGGACGTGAAACGCTCGATGTCCAAATGGTTCAGGAAACCTATTCCGGTGATGAACTGGTTGTTGTGGGTTATGGTACACAAAAACGTGAAACCTTAACCGGCTCGGTTAGTGCTGTTGGAGGAGATGAACTTCAAAAAACACCCGTTACCAATACCTCTAACTCTATAGGTGGTAAATTGCCTGGTGTGGTGACAATAACCAATAGTGGTGAGCCCGGTTATGATGGTTCTACCATTCGTATCCGAGGCCAGCATACACTGGGTGATAACAGCCCGCTCATCGTCATTGACGGTGTTCCCAGCGATGCCGGATCACTTGACCGGCTGAATCCTCGGGATATTGAGGATCTGACGGTATTGAAAGATGCTTCAGCAGCTATTTATGGATCCCAGGCTGCTAACGGGGTAATTCTGGTTCAAACGAAGCGTGGAAGCGAGGGTGCTCCCGAGTTGACTATTGATTTCAACCAAGGTTTTAACCAGCCAACACGTATTCCTAATATGGCGGATGCCCCAACCTATCTTACCATGTTGAATGAGATAGATCGGTACAGAGGAAATGAACGTCGATATTCTCAGGAAGAAATCCAGCGTCACGAAAATATTGAAGAGCAGGATCCTTGGTTATATCACGATACTGACTGGTTTGCCGAGGCATTAAAGCCTGTATCTCTTCAAACACAAGCAGATGTATCTATGGCTGGTGGTAGCGAAAACATGCAGTACCGTCTTTCATTAGGTGCACTTACTGAGGACGGTTACTATCAAAATAGTGCTACTCAGTATAATCAGTACCAGTTCCGAAGCAATATTGACGGACAGGTAAATGAGAATATTAATCTGCAGTTTGATGTGAGTGGTCGATTTGAAGACCGTAATTTCCCGACTCAACCAGCCGGAGCAACCTTCCGTATGCTGATGCGTGGAAAGCCACAGCTTCCTGCCTATTGGCCCAACGGATTACCAGGTCCTGATATTGAAAATGGTCAAAATCCTGTTGTTACGGGGACTGATGCTACTGGATACGATCAGGATGATCGGTATTATGTTAATACCAATCTCGTAGCAGATATTGAAATTCCCGGGGTTGAAGGCTTGGGTGTTCGCGGGACCTTCTCTTTTGACAAGGAATTGCGTGAACGTAAGCAATGGCTGACTCCATGGACGCTTTATGGCTTTGATGAAGCAGGCTACCGAGCTAATGGAGGAGATCCCGCACAATACTTAACCGGCGCCTCACGACCATCCGGTCAGGAGCCCCAGTTAAGTCAGTGGAGTGAAGATAACTATAACGTTCTTGTCAACGCGGTAGTCGAATACCAGCGTGACTTTGAAAATCACTCTATTAGTGTTCTTGGAGGTGCTGAACGCCGACAGGCCAAAAATGCATATATGTATGCCTTCCGCCGCAATTATATTTCACCAGCTATTGACCAGCTGTTTGCCGGTGGAGAAGAACAGCGCGCCAATGATGGGAGTGCCAGTAAAGAAATTTGGCAAAGTCTCTTTAGTCGTGTTAACTACGATTACCAGAGCAAGTACTTAATTGAATTGGTAGGGCGTTATGACGGCTCCTACATTTTCCCTGAAGGCGACCGTTATGGATTCTTTCCCGCGGTTTCTGTTGGATGGAGGCTGACTGAAGAAGAATTCTTTAGAAATAATGTAGGCTTCTTTGATAACCTTAAAATTAGAGCTTCATGGGGACAGACCGGTAATGACCGCGTAGCTCCTTATCAGTATCTTGCCAGTTATGGATTCGGAGGTGGTTACATCTTTGGTGGTGGTACAGAAGTACCCAGCTTATACCAAACACGGACCCCGAACCCAAATATTACCTGGGAGGTTGCTAACCAGTTCGATGTCGGACTTGAAGCTTCTATCTTGGATAACCGTCTCTCTTTCGAGGTCGATTACTTCGACTATTTGAGAGAAGATATTCTCACGCAGAGAAATGCTTCGGTTCCTCAAACTTCAGGACTTAGTCTTCCGGAAGAAAATATAGGTAGAGTGTCAAGTTACGGAGTTGATGGTTCTATTAATTGGAGCGACCAGGTCAATGAAGATTTCATTTATGACATCTCGTTGAACGCTGGATGGGCCACCAACGAAATAGAATTCTGGGATGAAGCTCCCGGAGCGCCCGAATATCAGCAATCTACCGGAAGTAAGATGAATACCGGTTTATTCTATGTTGCTGACGGTATCTTCCAAAACCAAGAAGAAGTGGATAGCCGTCCAAGCTGGCCCGGCGCCCGACCTGGAGATGTCATCTTTAAAGACATCGATGGTAACGGTGAGATTAATGCTGACGACCGTGTACGGTCCGACCGCAATAGCATCCCTGAATGGACTGGAGGTATAACATTCTCCGCTTCCTATAAGCAGTTTGATTTCACTGCTTTCTTCCAGGGTGCTGCCGGTGCATCGCAGTACATTCAGACCGAATCAGGCGACTTTGGTAACTACTTTAACCAGTTTGCCGAAAAACGATGGAGACCCTCAGAGGATGACCACATGGTACAGCATCCCGACCAGGATCATGCGGAAGGCCCTCGTGCATTCCAGCGTACAGAGGAGTACTGGATATCCAATGGGAATACCTATTTCTTCAGAAATACAGACTATATTCGACTTAAAACGTTGGAGGTAGGTTACAACATGCCTACAGAGCTGACCAGCAAGATTGGCATGCAGAATATGCGCATATACCTCAATGGATTTAACCTGCTTACCTGGGACTCTTTCGGTCTTATGGATCCGGAGACACAGAACGGTGCAGGTTCCTACTATCCACAGAAAAGGGTATTCAATGCTGGAATCTCTTTAACATTTTAA
- a CDS encoding RagB/SusD family nutrient uptake outer membrane protein encodes MKNLTYISTLLCVMLLVITACDVQEALDQEPLDQISEEAVWDDPALIEAYVNDIYLGMGHGLYEVMLSSAADETHFTHGYGIPDIVESNITPSNRGSFASRGDYNHWDWPDLYFRIQQVNTLLSEIEDSAIEDQAIIDSYVGQAHFLRAYFYHNLLRIYGGVPILTEPASLDDEDLTPARNSFAETVDFIVQEAELAAERLPVTQSGDDLGRASGGAALALKSRVLLYAASDLFHQNPSGMAVTGYSGADQQQMWQDAKDAAQAVMDLGAYNLFRPNPASAEEASQNYHELFLTEAPSNPETIMERYFIETRDDGHNPGLDNGPNGYHNWAGNTPLQNIVDDYEMADGSEFDWSNPEHAANPYENRDPRLEASILHDGSDWVQRPADAVQYDGDNIVQTFKQLELPDGSVVPGVDTRDGPIEDWNGSYTGYYLKKFIRDDMQHGTSGKQEGSWIFFRYTEVLLNYVEASIELGDYADARRELNKIRTRAGMPTYDATVTGDELMEEYRNEKRIEMAFEEQRYFDVRRWMIAPEEMNETAKNIIITADGEEQADRSTYSNYTYEVGTQVPGNRAWEDKMYFQPIPFEEMNRNDELVQNPNY; translated from the coding sequence ATGAAAAACTTAACTTATATATCAACCTTACTTTGTGTGATGTTACTGGTCATAACGGCCTGTGATGTCCAGGAAGCGTTGGATCAAGAGCCGTTAGATCAGATTTCTGAGGAAGCGGTTTGGGATGATCCGGCACTTATTGAGGCCTATGTCAATGATATCTATCTTGGTATGGGCCACGGTCTGTACGAAGTGATGTTATCTTCGGCTGCAGATGAAACACATTTTACCCACGGATACGGTATTCCGGATATCGTGGAATCAAATATTACTCCAAGTAACCGCGGAAGCTTTGCAAGTCGTGGAGACTATAACCACTGGGATTGGCCGGATCTCTACTTTCGCATCCAGCAGGTAAATACCCTGCTGAGCGAAATAGAGGACTCAGCGATTGAAGACCAGGCAATTATTGACTCCTATGTTGGACAGGCTCACTTCCTGCGTGCCTATTTCTATCATAATCTGCTACGCATTTACGGTGGCGTTCCTATCCTTACTGAACCAGCATCCCTGGATGATGAGGATTTGACCCCCGCGCGTAATAGTTTTGCGGAGACGGTAGACTTTATTGTTCAGGAGGCTGAATTAGCTGCTGAACGTCTTCCCGTTACTCAAAGTGGAGATGATTTAGGACGCGCCAGTGGTGGTGCTGCTTTAGCACTTAAATCGCGTGTACTGCTGTATGCTGCCAGTGATCTCTTTCACCAGAATCCAAGCGGCATGGCTGTAACCGGTTATAGTGGAGCTGATCAGCAGCAGATGTGGCAGGATGCCAAAGATGCTGCTCAGGCAGTGATGGACTTGGGAGCTTATAACCTCTTTCGTCCGAATCCAGCCAGTGCTGAGGAAGCAAGCCAAAATTATCATGAACTGTTTCTTACCGAAGCACCCAGTAACCCTGAAACCATTATGGAGCGTTATTTTATAGAAACACGCGATGATGGTCACAATCCGGGGCTGGATAATGGGCCCAATGGCTATCACAACTGGGCTGGAAATACACCTCTTCAGAATATCGTAGACGACTACGAGATGGCCGATGGCTCTGAATTTGACTGGAGTAATCCGGAACATGCGGCTAATCCTTATGAAAACAGGGATCCTCGTTTAGAGGCCTCTATTCTTCATGATGGTTCTGATTGGGTTCAAAGACCTGCAGATGCCGTACAATATGACGGTGACAATATTGTCCAAACCTTTAAGCAGCTTGAGCTTCCAGACGGAAGTGTGGTACCGGGCGTAGATACCCGGGATGGTCCTATTGAGGATTGGAACGGTAGTTACACCGGATATTACCTGAAAAAGTTTATCCGGGATGACATGCAGCATGGAACAAGCGGTAAACAGGAAGGATCCTGGATCTTTTTCCGATATACGGAAGTACTGCTTAACTATGTGGAAGCTTCTATTGAATTGGGCGACTACGCAGATGCGCGTCGGGAGCTCAACAAAATCCGTACACGTGCAGGTATGCCGACTTATGATGCTACAGTAACCGGAGATGAGTTAATGGAAGAATACCGCAATGAAAAGCGTATTGAAATGGCCTTTGAAGAACAGCGCTATTTTGATGTGCGTCGCTGGATGATCGCTCCTGAGGAAATGAATGAAACAGCTAAAAATATCATCATTACCGCTGATGGAGAAGAGCAGGCTGACCGTAGTACCTATTCAAACTATACATACGAAGTTGGTACACAGGTACCGGGCAACAGAGCCTGGGAAGACAAGATGTACTTCCAGCCTATACCATTTGAGGAGATGAACCGTAACGATGAGTTGGTTCAGAACCCCAATTATTAA
- a CDS encoding CRTAC1 family protein yields MIVNQLKRNFTFVLFTVVLFSACTGTTDIQWNEEEGYQWAEVSPGYFGNTGFTEIEPSQTGIDFTNQASVENIKENRNFLNGSGVALADVDGDGLIDIYFAQLEGSNKLYKNLGGWEFEDITEKANVALEDYHSTGVVFADVNGDTYPDLLTTSLTKRNELFINNGDGTFSKKENSGLSSSQGSNTMALADIDNDGDLDLYISNFKLKSARDIYSAEELSTENTVQKQGDSLVVVPPYDEYYGIIETEGQSYRNEYGTKDDLYINEGDGTFIKADDREYFFTSDGEERGLSRDWGLTAKFHDINNDGYPDLYVANDFWTPDRFWINRGDGTFRMIDRNTIRSMSFASMGVDFSDINRNGHTDFLITEMLSSVHQRRLRQYAEHLDPIDGRPQYNRNSFYFNRGDNTFAEISNYSQLPASEWSWATNFLDIDLDGYEDVIIATGYGYDYQDIDTQIELNKNSMQGRSGGADAVSYPPLPLRNKMYQNNKDLTFDNKSEEWGFKEQDISLGLAIADLDNDGDPDFVTNRFNEQAALYENNTNKDRIAVRLKGSGNNTHAVGAKVKLEGVSDIAQTKEIAAGGSYVSGSDYQVFFAAEEGTNHTLTITWPGNNKISTIDSVKANRIYEIDQSEVPSDNISELERKISEDPLFTDVSDDISHIHHEDPYNDFNVQPLLPFKVSQLGPGVAWVDYDGDTDDDLLIGSGKGDGLALLQNEGNGEFNRVSNNPITETASGDQTSIISWKESDTVHLVVGSSNFEQGDPNVPSTFHYELQDGEVIGESTIPGILSTTGPLAAADYNGDGTIDLFVGGRFNPGRYPEDASSRLFANNNGDFQLDKRNSQKLLVFGLVTGAVFTDYDGDSDPDLLISREWDSLVLFENRDGVFHDVSAEVGLESYKGWWNGVATGDFNNDGRPDFIATNIGQNSAYQLKDSNPLKLFYEDFNNNGKLNIVDAYYEETLGGYVPRRKLYELNSIPSVLQYVNSHEEYAQSSVDQIFGKNFDIVSSKEISTIKHMLFINSENGFEAHPLPVEAQLSAAFHPAIADFDNDGNEDVFLSQNLFTFPGTIPRIDAGRGLLLKGDGTGNLKPVPGQVSGIKAYEDQRGAAVGDFNMDGKIDLVVGQNEDKTKLYQNNQSKSGLRVKLVGPPENTSAVGSKVRVIYSDNTKGPLRELQAGSGYWSQSSYTQVLGYAKDVKELEIQWYDGRSSTVEVNPDKREQTITYSKLF; encoded by the coding sequence ATGATTGTTAACCAACTAAAAAGAAATTTTACCTTTGTACTATTTACTGTAGTACTCTTTTCTGCTTGTACAGGCACTACCGATATACAGTGGAATGAGGAAGAGGGCTACCAATGGGCGGAAGTATCTCCGGGATATTTTGGGAATACAGGATTTACAGAAATTGAACCCTCACAAACCGGAATCGATTTTACAAACCAGGCAAGTGTAGAGAACATAAAAGAGAACCGTAATTTTTTGAATGGATCGGGAGTTGCCTTGGCAGATGTTGATGGGGATGGGCTCATCGATATCTATTTTGCTCAGCTCGAAGGTTCCAATAAGCTCTACAAGAATTTAGGGGGTTGGGAATTTGAGGATATTACTGAAAAAGCCAATGTTGCTTTAGAAGACTATCATTCTACGGGAGTTGTTTTTGCAGACGTCAATGGCGATACCTATCCAGACCTATTGACAACCTCCCTCACAAAAAGGAACGAACTCTTTATCAATAATGGTGACGGGACCTTTAGCAAGAAGGAGAACAGCGGTCTGAGTTCATCGCAGGGTAGTAATACAATGGCACTGGCCGATATCGATAACGATGGCGATCTGGACCTTTACATCTCGAATTTCAAATTAAAATCGGCCCGAGATATTTATTCTGCGGAGGAATTGTCCACTGAAAATACCGTTCAAAAACAGGGGGATTCCCTTGTCGTGGTACCTCCATACGACGAATACTACGGAATTATTGAGACGGAAGGACAGTCATATCGTAATGAATACGGAACTAAAGATGACCTTTATATCAATGAAGGTGACGGAACCTTTATAAAAGCCGATGACCGCGAATACTTTTTTACATCCGATGGGGAGGAACGCGGTCTTTCCCGAGATTGGGGATTGACGGCGAAGTTCCATGATATTAATAACGACGGTTATCCTGACCTGTATGTTGCCAATGATTTTTGGACCCCCGATCGTTTCTGGATTAACAGGGGAGACGGAACTTTTCGAATGATAGATAGAAATACCATACGGAGCATGAGTTTTGCCTCCATGGGCGTAGATTTCTCCGATATCAACAGAAACGGACATACAGACTTTTTGATTACTGAAATGCTAAGTAGTGTACATCAAAGAAGGCTGCGTCAATATGCGGAACATCTGGATCCTATTGATGGACGCCCCCAGTACAATAGAAACTCCTTTTATTTTAACAGGGGAGACAATACCTTTGCAGAAATATCCAACTACAGTCAGCTGCCAGCTTCCGAATGGTCGTGGGCTACTAATTTTTTAGATATAGATCTGGATGGTTACGAGGATGTTATTATTGCCACGGGCTATGGATATGATTACCAGGATATCGATACCCAAATCGAGTTAAATAAGAATAGCATGCAGGGCCGGTCGGGAGGAGCGGATGCCGTGAGCTATCCCCCTTTGCCACTGAGAAACAAGATGTACCAGAATAACAAGGACCTCACTTTTGATAATAAAAGTGAGGAATGGGGCTTTAAGGAACAGGATATTTCTCTTGGACTTGCCATTGCAGATCTGGATAATGACGGTGATCCTGATTTTGTGACCAATCGTTTTAACGAGCAGGCGGCTCTTTATGAAAATAACACCAATAAAGATAGAATAGCAGTTCGTTTAAAAGGTTCAGGGAATAATACGCATGCTGTTGGTGCGAAAGTTAAATTGGAAGGTGTTTCGGATATTGCCCAAACTAAGGAGATAGCGGCGGGCGGGAGCTACGTCTCTGGATCAGATTATCAGGTATTCTTCGCTGCTGAGGAGGGCACAAATCATACGTTGACCATAACCTGGCCCGGCAACAATAAAATCTCGACTATAGATAGCGTTAAGGCAAACAGGATTTATGAAATTGATCAATCTGAGGTTCCTTCAGATAATATTTCGGAACTGGAGAGAAAAATATCCGAAGATCCATTATTCACAGATGTTTCGGATGATATTAGTCATATCCACCATGAAGACCCATATAATGATTTCAATGTGCAGCCATTACTTCCCTTTAAGGTAAGTCAACTTGGGCCAGGAGTTGCATGGGTGGATTATGACGGAGATACAGATGATGATCTTTTAATCGGCTCCGGAAAAGGAGATGGGCTGGCACTATTACAGAATGAAGGAAATGGGGAATTTAATAGGGTTAGCAACAATCCTATAACAGAAACAGCATCCGGAGACCAAACATCCATTATCAGCTGGAAGGAGTCCGATACAGTTCATCTAGTTGTCGGAAGCTCAAATTTTGAGCAGGGCGATCCCAATGTACCTTCCACTTTTCATTATGAACTGCAGGATGGAGAGGTGATCGGAGAATCAACTATTCCCGGAATACTATCGACTACAGGGCCGTTAGCAGCGGCCGACTATAACGGTGACGGTACCATAGACCTGTTTGTGGGTGGAAGGTTTAATCCCGGACGTTATCCTGAAGATGCTTCTTCAAGGCTTTTTGCTAATAATAATGGGGATTTCCAGCTGGATAAACGGAACTCTCAAAAACTACTGGTATTCGGACTGGTAACCGGTGCCGTGTTCACGGATTACGACGGTGATAGCGATCCCGATCTTTTGATAAGCAGGGAATGGGATAGCTTGGTTTTGTTTGAAAATAGAGACGGAGTCTTTCACGATGTAAGTGCCGAAGTTGGATTAGAATCGTATAAAGGATGGTGGAATGGAGTTGCCACCGGCGACTTTAATAATGATGGACGTCCCGACTTCATAGCGACGAATATTGGTCAAAACAGCGCTTATCAATTAAAGGATTCAAATCCATTGAAGTTATTCTATGAGGATTTTAACAATAACGGGAAGCTGAACATCGTGGATGCCTACTATGAAGAAACGTTGGGAGGGTATGTACCCCGCCGAAAGCTTTATGAGCTTAATTCGATACCCTCAGTTTTGCAATATGTTAATTCTCACGAAGAATACGCACAGTCATCTGTTGATCAAATTTTCGGCAAGAACTTTGATATTGTCTCCAGTAAAGAGATATCGACAATAAAGCACATGCTGTTTATTAACTCAGAAAATGGATTTGAAGCACATCCGCTCCCAGTGGAAGCTCAGCTATCAGCAGCATTTCATCCAGCAATAGCCGACTTTGATAATGATGGGAACGAAGATGTTTTCCTGTCTCAAAACTTGTTCACCTTTCCAGGTACTATTCCCAGAATTGATGCCGGCCGGGGACTTCTACTAAAAGGGGATGGTACAGGAAACCTTAAACCTGTTCCAGGACAGGTAAGTGGTATAAAAGCGTACGAGGATCAGCGGGGAGCGGCGGTCGGAGATTTTAACATGGATGGCAAGATCGATCTTGTTGTCGGGCAGAACGAAGATAAAACTAAGCTATATCAAAACAATCAGTCTAAAAGTGGACTAAGAGTCAAATTAGTGGGACCTCCTGAGAATACAAGTGCTGTTGGATCAAAAGTTCGGGTCATTTATTCTGATAATACAAAAGGACCACTTAGAGAATTACAGGCAGGCTCAGGTTATTGGTCCCAAAGCAGCTATACACAGGTCTTGGGTTATGCTAAAGACGTTAAAGAACTGGAAATTCAATGGTACGATGGCAGGTCTAGCACAGTTGAAGTAAATCCCGACAAAAGGGAGCAAACTATTACATATTCTAAACTCTTTTAG